TCGCCAGGGCTGTGTTGAAAAATCCACCTATTTTAGTATTGGATGAAGCGACATCTTCTCTCGATACGGAATCAGAACGCCTTGTGCAAAATGCGATTGATCAATTGATGCAAAACAGAACGTCCATTGTCATTGCTCACCGTCTTTCAACAGTCAAGAGAGCGGATGAAATTTGCGTATTGCATGAAGGACAAATTGTAGAACGAGGGAAACACGAAGAACTACTCGCGCTTAACGGATATTACAAAAGGTTGTATGACATGCAATCATTCTGAAATTGATTCCTCTGAAGGTTTGGTGTCGCTGTCCGATTCAGCCTGTTCTTCCAATTCGGACAGAGCTGAATGTAAATTACTTGTTTCATCGGGAACAATTTCTTCTATTTCAGAAGGTTCTTCTGTTTGCGTAGCAGATTCATCTTCAATGTCAGTAGATTTTTGTCCTTCAAGCTTTTGCGTGGTACAATGGAAAATGCGACCCGGGAACAATTCCACCCAACGGACATTATGAGTAGCCACAATGACAGTTGTCCCCGCACGATGAATTTCATGCAACAGAGCCATAAGTTTCTCTCCAGTTTCCATGTCTACATTCCCGGTCGGTTCATCTGCTAAAATCAATTCTGGCGAATTAAGTAAAGCACGGGCAATAACAACTCTTTGCTGTTCACCCCCCGAAAGCTGGTGTGGGAATTTGTATTTTGCATGCTCCATTCCAACTTGTTGCAACACCTGCAGCACTTGCTCGCTAATTTCCTGCTTATTCTTCCAGCCAGTGGCTTTCAACACAAATACAAGATTATCATATACTGACCGATCGGCAAGCAACTGAAAATCCTGAAAGATTATTCCTATTTTACGTCGGAGCAAAGGGATCTGTCTCCTTTTTATTCTAGACAGATTATAGTCAAAAATATGAGCTTCCCCCTCTTCTACCGGGATCTCTCCATATAAGGTTTTCAATAGCGAGCTTTTTCCGCTACCAACCTTACCCAAAAGATATATAAATTCGCCTTGAGCAATTTTCCATTGAACATTATGGAGAATTACCAAATCCCCATGACAAACATCAACACCTTGATAATTAATTAAATAATTTTCTTCCATGGATCTAATATCTGAAATATCTTTTGCTCTCTTGAAAATAGGCAATTATTCTGTGTAACAAATCTATCTGCACGCGTGATTCTTCAAGACTGCCGCACAAAGGTACACTATTTTTACAAAAATCATCTATGATTGAAACGCTATAACTATAAAGTAGCTCGATATTTGCAGTTAGTTACCAAAGATTTGCTACTTTTGTTTTTGAAAAACAAATTGAAGAAAACAACCTTACAAATTCTATGTTAGGGAGAGATAAAAACTACAGTATATTATTCATATGAATTATCAGAAACCAGGTCTTCAAGGTCTATTACTCATTGTATTATCATTAGGCGTAACCATCGTCACAGTTCTAATCTGGCAACTACTTTCACCCTGGATAGCTGTTACTTTACACTATTCATCATCAGAATGGCTGGACAACATAAACTATCTAAAAGGATTGCAACTACTGACCTCCGTTTCTATGTTTTTAATGCCACCTGTTTTATTGGCGTTTATTCTGAAACAACCGGTTGCTTTAACGCTATATTTTCATCGTATTAAGAAGCCATTATTGTGGATCGTTGTTTTTTGCAGTATGATAGTAGCTCAACCTTTCATCAACTGGTTAGGTGACTGGAATGCCAAACTGATCTTGCCTGCGTGGCTTTCAGGTCTTGAACATTGGATGAAAGCAATGGAGCAAGAGAGCGATCAGATTGTCAACCGTTTCCTGACTGTTCATTCTCTGAAAGGCCTTTTGTTTAATATTATCCTGATTGCTATTGTTCCGGCATTTGCAGAAGAATTTTTCTTCAGGGGAACTGTACAACGTCTTTTTGCACAGAAAATGAATATTCACCTGTCCATATGGATAACGGCAGCAATCTTCAGTGCTGTTCATGTTGAGTTTTATGGATTTATTCCCCGCTTGCTACTTGGAGCTTATCTTGGATATTTACTGGCGTGGTCGGGTTCTATCTGGATTCCTGTTCTTGCCCATTTTGCAAATAATTTCAT
The sequence above is drawn from the Microbacter margulisiae genome and encodes:
- a CDS encoding ATP-binding cassette domain-containing protein codes for the protein MEENYLINYQGVDVCHGDLVILHNVQWKIAQGEFIYLLGKVGSGKSSLLKTLYGEIPVEEGEAHIFDYNLSRIKRRQIPLLRRKIGIIFQDFQLLADRSVYDNLVFVLKATGWKNKQEISEQVLQVLQQVGMEHAKYKFPHQLSGGEQQRVVIARALLNSPELILADEPTGNVDMETGEKLMALLHEIHRAGTTVIVATHNVRWVELFPGRIFHCTTQKLEGQKSTDIEDESATQTEEPSEIEEIVPDETSNLHSALSELEEQAESDSDTKPSEESISE
- a CDS encoding CPBP family intramembrane glutamic endopeptidase; the protein is MNYQKPGLQGLLLIVLSLGVTIVTVLIWQLLSPWIAVTLHYSSSEWLDNINYLKGLQLLTSVSMFLMPPVLLAFILKQPVALTLYFHRIKKPLLWIVVFCSMIVAQPFINWLGDWNAKLILPAWLSGLEHWMKAMEQESDQIVNRFLTVHSLKGLLFNIILIAIVPAFAEEFFFRGTVQRLFAQKMNIHLSIWITAAIFSAVHVEFYGFIPRLLLGAYLGYLLAWSGSIWIPVLAHFANNFIGVFVGYWMANHVGYDYLDHIGSTQYGWMSVAGICLFIPMVWFIYKHRNTVIL